The Desertifilum tharense IPPAS B-1220 genome includes a region encoding these proteins:
- a CDS encoding condensation domain-containing protein — MTNIAIADFVSHLHSLDVQVFIEGDVSQPEIALEQIRLRCNAPEGTLTPQLRQELRDRKAELVAYLLEAQNPSSLSAECKVLSASLSAECKVLSAEWEESAKFQVPSSEKYSSKSVFPPSSPQPPTPNSQLPSSPQPLTPNSQLPSSLSFAQQRLWFLDQLSPGNPFYNVPAAIRLRGSLNVGALERSLQEIIRRHAALRTCFTTIEEQPVQVVEPHANFELSVVQLPPDSDDRAYQQLVTTEAQRPFNLKCDRLLRVTLLQLDATEAILLLTLHHIVADGWSLGVLIRELGTLYAAFVAGRSPTLPPLPLQYPDFAQWQRQWLQGEVLEKQLAYWRKQLHNLPPLELPNDVSFKALDSGKSDTSVATAPSYRGATYPLSFSVPLTQALDTLSQRSGVSLFMTLLAAFQTLLYRYTGQEDIAVGSPIANRHRSEWEGLIGFFVNTLVMRSDLSGNPSFRALLERVRDVTLEAYEHQDLPFEKVVEELDPERDPSRNPLFQIAFALQNAPMQPLQLPNLTLEPAPLESGTTRFDLEVHLWEPSHGLRSLWQSQEGLSGFISYRTDLFDRDRIVRLVGHFQTLLEAIVANPDTRLSDLPLLTPAEDRQISQWSQTATLELDNRCFHHQFEAQVKLAPDAIAIVTPQETLTYRQLNQRANHLARILHQKGVQLGKLVGLCVERSADMLIGILAILKAGGAYVPLDPNYPSDRVQFMLADTQVSLVLTQSWLVGGWGEEGSWELGVGSWGEEGSWELGVRGWGEEGSWELGVRGWGEEGSWELGIRGWGKKGIGSWELGVGERGGKRGEDSCNPGFSLGLERLSWYKDKIGDSRNDATFRGNWLSGEAFAIASDA; from the coding sequence ATGACGAATATAGCGATCGCAGACTTCGTTTCCCACCTCCACAGTCTAGATGTACAAGTCTTTATTGAAGGCGATGTATCCCAACCAGAGATAGCCTTAGAGCAAATTCGGCTGCGCTGTAACGCACCCGAAGGAACCCTTACCCCCCAACTACGCCAAGAATTACGCGATCGCAAAGCCGAATTAGTCGCCTATTTACTCGAAGCACAAAACCCATCCTCTCTAAGTGCTGAGTGTAAAGTGCTGAGTGCTTCTCTAAGTGCTGAGTGTAAAGTGCTGAGTGCTGAGTGGGAAGAGAGTGCAAAGTTCCAAGTTCCGAGTTCCGAGAAGTATAGTAGTAAGTCAGTCTTCCCCCCTTCTTCTCCCCAACCCCCAACTCCTAACTCCCAACTCCCTTCTTCCCCCCAACCCCTAACTCCCAACTCCCAACTCCCTTCTTCCCTATCCTTTGCTCAACAGCGACTATGGTTCCTAGACCAACTCAGCCCAGGCAATCCGTTTTATAATGTACCTGCGGCGATTCGCTTGCGGGGAAGCCTGAATGTTGGGGCATTAGAGCGATCGCTTCAAGAAATTATTCGCCGTCATGCAGCGTTGCGTACCTGCTTTACCACTATTGAAGAGCAACCCGTTCAGGTGGTAGAGCCACATGCTAATTTTGAATTATCTGTCGTTCAGTTACCCCCAGATAGCGACGATCGCGCTTATCAACAACTGGTGACAACTGAAGCGCAACGACCTTTTAACCTCAAGTGCGATCGCCTCTTACGAGTAACCTTACTGCAATTGGATGCAACAGAGGCGATTTTATTGCTGACTCTGCATCACATTGTCGCCGATGGTTGGTCTTTGGGCGTGCTGATCCGGGAATTGGGGACATTATATGCGGCATTTGTGGCAGGGCGATCGCCCACCTTACCCCCGTTACCTCTACAATATCCCGATTTTGCCCAGTGGCAGCGCCAATGGTTGCAAGGGGAAGTTCTGGAAAAGCAGTTAGCCTACTGGCGCAAACAACTTCATAACCTACCCCCATTAGAATTACCGAACGATGTGTCCTTTAAAGCGCTTGACTCCGGAAAGTCAGACACATCCGTCGCGACTGCGCCAAGCTATCGGGGTGCAACTTATCCACTTTCTTTTTCAGTACCGCTTACCCAAGCCTTAGATACCCTCAGCCAGCGATCCGGCGTCTCCCTGTTTATGACGCTGTTGGCAGCCTTTCAAACCCTGTTATATCGTTATACCGGACAGGAAGATATTGCAGTGGGTTCTCCGATCGCTAACCGCCATCGCAGTGAATGGGAGGGGTTAATTGGCTTTTTTGTCAATACTTTAGTCATGCGATCGGATCTATCGGGTAATCCTTCTTTTCGAGCATTATTAGAACGGGTACGCGATGTCACCCTGGAAGCTTACGAACATCAAGACTTACCCTTTGAAAAAGTAGTTGAGGAACTCGATCCCGAACGCGATCCGAGTCGCAACCCCTTATTTCAGATTGCCTTTGCGTTGCAAAATGCGCCCATGCAACCCTTGCAACTCCCTAATTTAACCCTAGAACCCGCACCCTTAGAATCGGGTACCACTCGCTTCGATCTAGAGGTGCATCTGTGGGAACCCTCGCACGGCTTGCGGAGTTTGTGGCAATCTCAGGAAGGGTTAAGCGGTTTTATTTCCTATCGTACAGACTTATTCGATCGCGATCGCATTGTTCGCCTTGTCGGACATTTTCAGACTCTACTAGAAGCCATTGTCGCTAATCCCGATACTCGCTTATCCGATCTTCCGCTACTAACCCCCGCAGAAGATCGGCAGATTAGCCAATGGAGTCAAACCGCAACCCTAGAATTAGATAACCGTTGCTTCCATCATCAGTTTGAGGCGCAAGTCAAATTAGCGCCAGATGCGATCGCGATCGTTACTCCCCAGGAAACGCTTACCTATCGACAACTCAATCAACGAGCCAATCATCTCGCCCGCATCTTACACCAAAAAGGGGTTCAACTCGGTAAGCTAGTCGGTCTATGTGTCGAACGTTCCGCCGATATGCTAATTGGGATTTTAGCCATTCTCAAAGCAGGCGGCGCTTATGTTCCCCTCGATCCAAACTATCCTAGCGATCGCGTTCAGTTCATGCTAGCCGATACTCAGGTTTCGTTGGTGCTAACTCAGTCGTGGCTGGTAGGAGGGTGGGGGGAAGAAGGGAGTTGGGAGTTGGGAGTTGGGAGTTGGGGGGAAGAAGGGAGTTGGGAGTTGGGAGTTAGGGGTTGGGGGGAAGAAGGGAGTTGGGAGTTGGGAGTTAGGGGTTGGGGGGAAGAAGGGAGTTGGGAGTTGGGAATTAGGGGTTGGGGAAAGAAGGGAATTGGGAGTTGGGAGTTGGGGGTTGGGGAAAGAGGGGGAAAGAGGGGGGAAGATTCTTGCAATCCTGGGTTTAGCTTAGGATTAGAGAGGCTCAGTTGGTATAAGGATAAGATTGGTGATTCGAGGAACGACGCGACTTTTAGGGGTAATTGGCTATCCGGTGAAGCATTCGCTATCGCCAGTGATGCATAA
- a CDS encoding siderophore biosynthesis protein, which translates to MTQVDAKIAIATLDPQQIWQGFHWLFFVNTQGLIVSLRRFERYLSLGNLMQAQTELETATELMLASGALMYLAGTVSRQAYAQQIRPSMSPPNVQSNDFSGLMSWDHAALVELWKKLRPVFTTLPATLQPQHQRFVQAYFSLTEAHRSVCQKFGGDEIGSLRCEKSTAVNVLDKFTRNRTQLIDPNHQAVQGCPFHQ; encoded by the coding sequence ATGACTCAAGTTGATGCAAAAATAGCGATCGCAACTCTCGATCCCCAGCAAATTTGGCAGGGGTTTCACTGGCTGTTTTTTGTAAATACCCAAGGCTTAATTGTCAGTTTGCGGCGGTTTGAGCGTTATTTATCCCTAGGGAACTTGATGCAAGCCCAAACAGAACTAGAAACAGCTACCGAGTTAATGCTGGCTTCTGGGGCGTTAATGTACCTCGCGGGAACAGTCAGCCGCCAAGCTTACGCCCAACAAATTCGCCCTAGCATGAGTCCTCCCAACGTCCAATCTAATGACTTTAGCGGTTTGATGTCGTGGGATCATGCGGCTTTGGTAGAGTTGTGGAAAAAGTTGCGCCCCGTCTTTACAACGCTTCCGGCGACTTTACAACCGCAGCACCAACGCTTTGTGCAAGCTTATTTCAGCCTAACTGAAGCCCATCGCTCGGTTTGTCAGAAATTTGGGGGAGATGAAATTGGCAGCTTGCGTTGCGAGAAAAGTACGGCTGTTAATGTATTAGATAAATTTACGCGCAATCGTACCCAACTGATCGATCCCAATCATCAAGCTGTTCAAGGTTGTCCGTTTCATCAGTAG
- a CDS encoding 4'-phosphopantetheinyl transferase superfamily protein, whose amino-acid sequence MGEWEKSAIVLTEYPDQRFTLAENEVQVWRVFEGQQAFPLERLQAILSLEERDRAAKFRFETDRDRFILARGLLRVLLSYYTGQAAADLCFRYGEFGKPELESPAVCFNVSHSPGLILYAVTRNRAVGIDVEFIRADFPYLEIAQKFFAPQELAMLRQLPPEMQCLAFFWGWTCKEAYIKATGKGLSLPLNQFTVSLLPTEPAQLLSTVGDSPDRWLLQALNLGENYAGALAVEGRDSQVKLLELCI is encoded by the coding sequence ATGGGGGAATGGGAGAAATCGGCTATTGTTTTAACGGAGTATCCTGACCAAAGGTTTACCTTAGCAGAGAATGAGGTGCAGGTTTGGCGCGTTTTTGAGGGGCAACAGGCCTTTCCGCTTGAGCGCTTGCAGGCGATACTGAGTTTAGAGGAGCGAGATCGGGCCGCAAAGTTTCGGTTTGAAACCGATCGCGATCGCTTTATTCTGGCTCGCGGTTTGCTGCGGGTGCTTCTGAGTTATTATACGGGTCAGGCGGCTGCGGATCTATGTTTTCGTTATGGTGAATTTGGCAAGCCGGAATTAGAATCGCCTGCGGTCTGTTTTAATGTATCGCACTCGCCCGGATTAATTCTCTACGCCGTAACGCGCAATCGTGCTGTGGGGATTGATGTAGAATTTATTCGCGCGGACTTTCCCTATTTGGAAATTGCCCAGAAGTTTTTTGCACCCCAAGAGTTGGCGATGTTGCGCCAACTTCCGCCTGAAATGCAATGTTTGGCTTTTTTCTGGGGTTGGACGTGCAAGGAAGCTTATATTAAGGCAACGGGTAAAGGACTTTCTCTACCGCTCAATCAGTTTACAGTCTCGCTTTTGCCTACAGAACCCGCCCAGTTACTCAGCACTGTCGGAGATAGTCCGGATCGGTGGTTGCTCCAGGCTTTAAATCTGGGGGAGAATTATGCTGGGGCTTTGGCGGTAGAAGGACGAGATAGCCAGGTTAAGTTGCTGGAACTGTGCATTTAA
- a CDS encoding shikimate dehydrogenase: MIRGTTRLLGVIGYPVKHSLSPVMHNAAIAHLGVDYVYLPFPIQPESLKTAIAGFQAIDLVGFSITIPHKQAIMPLLSEITPIAQAVGAVNTVWRTETGWKGTNTDVAGFVAPLASLNQDWTQARAVILGNGGAARAVVAGCLQLGFAEIQVVGRNWQKLQAFQASWGVQTLQIHPWENLAQLLPQASLFVNTTPIGMHPNIADSPVELAVLQNLPKGAIAYDLIYTPKPTRFLQQAAQCGATPIDGLEMLVQQGAEALQLWLGQPVPVEVMRQSLIEVLGDKL, from the coding sequence GTGATTCGAGGAACGACGCGACTTTTAGGGGTAATTGGCTATCCGGTGAAGCATTCGCTATCGCCAGTGATGCATAATGCGGCGATCGCGCATTTGGGGGTAGATTATGTTTATCTGCCGTTTCCCATTCAACCGGAAAGTTTAAAGACTGCGATCGCGGGATTTCAAGCCATCGATCTGGTTGGATTTAGCATTACCATTCCCCATAAACAGGCTATTATGCCCCTCTTATCAGAGATTACCCCTATTGCTCAAGCCGTGGGAGCCGTCAACACCGTTTGGCGAACCGAGACGGGGTGGAAAGGAACCAATACAGATGTTGCAGGGTTTGTGGCACCCTTAGCGAGTTTAAACCAAGATTGGACTCAAGCGCGTGCTGTCATTTTAGGGAACGGAGGCGCAGCGCGGGCAGTTGTGGCGGGATGTCTTCAGTTAGGATTTGCTGAAATTCAGGTGGTTGGGCGAAATTGGCAGAAATTACAGGCATTTCAAGCCAGTTGGGGGGTGCAGACTTTGCAAATTCACCCCTGGGAGAACTTGGCGCAACTCCTCCCCCAGGCGAGTTTGTTCGTGAATACTACACCCATCGGGATGCACCCCAATATTGCTGATTCTCCAGTGGAATTGGCGGTTTTGCAAAACTTACCAAAGGGCGCGATCGCCTACGATTTAATATACACTCCAAAGCCGACCCGATTTTTGCAACAAGCCGCCCAATGTGGCGCAACCCCCATTGATGGATTAGAAATGTTAGTCCAACAAGGAGCAGAAGCCTTACAGTTATGGTTAGGGCAACCCGTCCCCGTTGAAGTGATGCGTCAATCTTTAATTGAAGTGCTAGGAGACAAGCTTTAA
- a CDS encoding thioesterase II family protein, with product MSSQSKSWITYPQPNPRAKLRLFCFHYAGGGAVSFRNWSDALPSEVEVCPIELPGRGARLFEQPFTQLQPLIEALAVALVPHCTKPFAFLGHSMGALVGFELARSLRRKGDRLPLYLLLSGHRAPQLPDLDPPLHALPDAELLQELRRYNGTPEAVLQNAELMQLLLPTLRADFSVVETYRYQPEPPLDCPIFAFGGLQDWKVKPEDLEPWQQQTTQAFTLQMFPGDHFFLHAHQSLVLRKVSDLLQQVLS from the coding sequence GTGAGTTCTCAGTCTAAATCTTGGATTACCTACCCCCAACCCAATCCTAGGGCGAAGTTACGGCTATTCTGCTTCCATTATGCGGGAGGGGGCGCGGTTAGCTTTCGCAATTGGTCGGATGCTTTACCCTCTGAGGTAGAAGTTTGCCCGATAGAACTCCCCGGAAGGGGGGCGCGGTTATTTGAGCAGCCGTTTACGCAGTTACAACCCCTGATTGAAGCGCTGGCGGTGGCGCTGGTTCCCCACTGCACGAAGCCTTTTGCGTTTTTGGGGCATAGTATGGGGGCGTTGGTGGGTTTTGAGCTAGCGCGATCGCTGCGTCGAAAAGGCGATCGCCTTCCCCTATACTTATTGCTATCGGGTCATCGCGCCCCGCAACTCCCGGATCTCGATCCGCCCCTACACGCTCTGCCGGATGCCGAATTGCTGCAAGAGTTGCGTCGTTATAATGGTACGCCGGAAGCCGTCTTGCAAAATGCGGAGTTGATGCAACTGTTGTTACCAACCCTGCGGGCTGATTTTTCCGTGGTAGAAACCTATCGCTATCAACCAGAACCCCCCCTAGATTGTCCGATTTTTGCCTTTGGCGGTTTGCAAGATTGGAAGGTAAAGCCCGAAGATTTGGAACCTTGGCAACAACAAACCACTCAAGCCTTTACACTACAAATGTTTCCAGGCGATCATTTCTTCTTACACGCTCATCAATCGCTAGTATTGCGAAAAGTCTCCGATTTGTTGCAGCAAGTTCTAAGCTGA
- a CDS encoding response regulator transcription factor → MSAHILLVEDEPRLARFIELELGYEGYKVSVANDGFTGLTHARELQPDLAILDWMLPGLSGVEICRRLRATGDKVPVIILTAKDEIGDRVAGLDAGADDYVVKPFSIEELLARVRAHLRRTQDEESETLQFMDIVLNRRTRQVHRCDRPIDLTAKEFDLLEYLMAHPQQVLTRDQILEKVWGYDFMGDSNIIEVYIRYLRLKLEAQEEKRLIQTVRGVGYVLRES, encoded by the coding sequence ATGAGCGCCCACATCCTGCTAGTCGAAGATGAACCGAGACTCGCTCGTTTCATTGAGTTAGAACTCGGTTATGAAGGGTACAAAGTGAGCGTAGCCAATGATGGTTTTACCGGGTTAACCCATGCCAGAGAATTGCAACCCGACTTAGCGATCCTTGACTGGATGCTTCCGGGGTTATCCGGAGTGGAAATTTGCCGGAGGTTGCGGGCGACTGGCGATAAAGTCCCTGTCATTATCTTAACGGCGAAAGATGAGATTGGCGATCGCGTTGCCGGGTTAGATGCTGGGGCGGATGATTACGTGGTTAAACCCTTCAGCATCGAAGAACTCTTAGCCAGAGTGCGGGCGCATTTACGACGCACCCAGGATGAAGAGTCAGAAACCCTGCAATTTATGGATATTGTCTTAAATCGACGGACCCGACAAGTGCATCGGTGCGATCGCCCCATCGATCTTACCGCCAAAGAATTCGACTTACTTGAATATCTCATGGCCCATCCCCAACAGGTTTTAACCCGCGACCAAATTTTAGAGAAAGTTTGGGGATACGATTTTATGGGCGATTCTAATATTATTGAAGTCTATATTCGCTATCTGCGGCTGAAACTGGAAGCCCAGGAAGAAAAACGCCTGATTCAAACCGTGCGCGGCGTGGGTTACGTATTGCGAGAATCTTAA
- a CDS encoding non-ribosomal peptide synthetase: MLLDQPDRDRAEEEVFIFPASFAQQRLWFIEKLTAGDSLYIIPLLFRLSAASPTPIHQRLQQSLQTLVRRHETLRTTFEVIDGQLVQIIAPELLVSLNCVDLRTFQNRETLALVQIRQALEPPFSLNRGPLVRSQLWQLEDTEYLFLIALHHIIFDEWSSGVLIRELGQLYTAFAQGKPPALPELPIQYADFAHWQRQWLQGDVLNQQLAYWKQQLQDVPRLSLPGARPRPRIPSHRGASQLVEFPQRLLADLEELSQKTGVTLFMTLLAAFAALLHRYTGQTDMAIGSPIANRHRSELEGLIGFLVNSLVLRTQLSGDPTFGELLERVRDVTLAAYAHQDLPFEKLVEELQPVRSLGQNPLFQVVFALQNTPMEQLVLPGLVLSPVALESQTARFDLEVYLWKCSDNFRNLWGQGWQYSDGLRGIVVYNTDLFEATAIAALFQHFQTLLEGIVAHPEAHLSQLPLLTPPQQQALLQQWQNHASPYPATVCIHQRFEQRAREQPDAIAIAFGTTQFTYQTLNQGSNQLARYLQQLGVKQGTPVGICLERGVEAIAAMLAILKVGGAYVPLDPTYPPERLQFMVKDAGIPVVLTQLDWAKMLAADSVQVVCLEQAWRAIASELDENLDLPGSAEQLAYIIYTSGSTGIPKGVMVSHRAVMRLVCETNYIQITPEDRIAQVASLAFDAATFEIWGALLQGAKLIGIHREITLSPSDLTRELQQQGISILFLTTALFNQTASQVPDGFCSLKYLLFGGEMANVERVRSLLSQGKPQHLLHVYGPTENTTFSTWYEVQTLPENATTLPIGSAIANTQVYLLDEHLNPVPAGVCGEIYLGGDGLAQGYLNRPELTAERFIVTEFGRLYQTGDRALYRADGHLEFLDRTDRQIKLRGFRVELGEIESAIAQYPSVQTALVIVRELEMGTTENRQLIAYIVLKSEEPFQERELRSFLKTKLPLYMLPAAFVILDKLPLTANGKIDRKALPPPDLNLIGEMAPTLTPTTSLESALKEIWMQLLGRKHIGIHDRFFELGGHSLLATQLISRIRDRFGVELPLRSIFETPTIAELAEKIESLSPSQRREEIEI; the protein is encoded by the coding sequence ATGCTTTTAGACCAACCGGATCGCGATCGCGCCGAGGAAGAAGTCTTTATCTTTCCGGCCTCATTTGCTCAACAACGCCTATGGTTTATTGAAAAACTGACTGCTGGAGACTCGCTCTACATTATCCCGCTGTTATTTCGCCTCAGCGCCGCCTCGCCAACCCCGATCCACCAACGGCTGCAACAGAGTTTGCAAACCCTTGTGCGCCGTCACGAAACCTTAAGAACCACCTTTGAAGTCATTGATGGGCAACTCGTTCAAATTATCGCGCCTGAATTGCTCGTTTCCCTAAACTGCGTAGACTTGCGAACCTTTCAAAACCGCGAAACCCTAGCCTTAGTGCAAATTCGCCAAGCCCTTGAGCCACCCTTCTCCCTCAACCGGGGGCCGCTAGTGCGATCGCAACTCTGGCAATTAGAAGACACCGAATATTTATTTCTGATTGCCCTGCATCACATTATCTTCGATGAATGGTCCAGCGGCGTGCTGATCCGGGAATTGGGTCAACTCTATACCGCCTTTGCCCAAGGGAAACCGCCAGCCTTACCGGAATTACCCATTCAATATGCAGACTTTGCTCACTGGCAGCGCCAATGGTTGCAGGGAGACGTATTGAACCAGCAGCTTGCTTATTGGAAACAGCAATTGCAAGATGTACCCCGGCTAAGTTTACCCGGTGCCAGACCTCGCCCTCGGATACCGAGCCATCGGGGAGCTAGCCAGCTTGTCGAGTTCCCCCAGCGGCTGCTAGCGGATTTGGAAGAATTAAGCCAAAAAACGGGCGTCACCCTGTTCATGACCCTGCTAGCCGCCTTTGCAGCGCTCTTACATCGCTATACCGGGCAAACGGATATGGCGATCGGCTCTCCCATTGCCAACCGCCATCGCAGCGAATTGGAGGGGTTAATTGGGTTCTTGGTGAATAGCTTGGTGTTGCGAACCCAGCTATCCGGCGATCCCACCTTCGGCGAACTGTTGGAACGGGTGCGCGATGTCACCCTTGCTGCCTACGCCCATCAAGATTTACCCTTTGAAAAGCTGGTTGAGGAATTGCAACCCGTTCGCAGCCTCGGTCAAAACCCGCTATTTCAGGTGGTATTTGCCCTGCAAAATACGCCAATGGAGCAATTAGTCTTACCGGGTTTAGTCCTCAGTCCGGTGGCGCTAGAATCGCAGACAGCGCGGTTTGATTTAGAAGTCTACCTTTGGAAATGCTCCGACAACTTTAGAAACCTTTGGGGACAAGGTTGGCAGTATTCCGACGGGTTGCGGGGGATTGTGGTTTACAATACGGACTTATTTGAAGCCACTGCGATCGCCGCTTTGTTTCAGCACTTCCAAACCCTATTAGAAGGGATTGTGGCACATCCAGAGGCGCATCTGTCTCAATTACCCCTGTTAACGCCTCCCCAACAACAGGCTTTACTACAGCAGTGGCAAAACCATGCTTCCCCTTATCCTGCAACCGTTTGCATCCACCAGCGGTTTGAACAACGCGCCAGGGAACAACCGGATGCGATCGCCATTGCGTTTGGGACTACCCAATTTACTTATCAAACCCTAAACCAAGGTAGCAATCAACTCGCCCGATACTTGCAACAGCTAGGGGTGAAGCAGGGAACGCCTGTGGGAATTTGTTTAGAACGCGGGGTAGAAGCGATCGCGGCGATGTTAGCGATCCTGAAAGTCGGTGGCGCTTACGTTCCCCTCGATCCTACCTATCCTCCAGAACGGTTGCAATTCATGGTGAAGGATGCAGGCATTCCGGTCGTGTTAACTCAGCTAGACTGGGCGAAGATGCTAGCCGCAGATAGCGTGCAGGTGGTTTGCTTAGAACAGGCTTGGAGAGCGATCGCCTCAGAATTAGATGAGAACCTGGATCTCCCTGGCAGCGCCGAACAACTCGCCTATATTATCTATACTTCCGGTTCCACAGGAATACCTAAAGGCGTCATGGTATCCCATCGGGCGGTGATGCGCTTAGTCTGCGAAACCAACTATATTCAAATTACCCCGGAAGATCGGATCGCTCAAGTTGCCAGCCTTGCCTTTGATGCAGCCACCTTTGAAATTTGGGGTGCTTTGTTACAAGGGGCTAAACTCATTGGAATTCACCGAGAAATCACCCTTTCCCCCAGCGATCTGACGCGGGAATTGCAACAGCAAGGCATTAGCATCCTCTTCCTAACAACTGCCCTATTTAATCAAACCGCAAGTCAGGTTCCCGATGGGTTCTGTTCTTTAAAATATCTGTTATTTGGGGGAGAAATGGCGAACGTTGAACGAGTGCGATCGCTCCTTTCCCAAGGCAAACCGCAACATCTGCTGCACGTTTATGGGCCGACAGAAAACACCACTTTTTCCACCTGGTACGAAGTTCAGACCCTTCCAGAGAATGCCACAACCCTGCCGATCGGAAGCGCGATCGCCAATACCCAAGTTTACCTTTTAGACGAGCATTTAAATCCCGTCCCCGCCGGAGTTTGTGGAGAAATTTATTTAGGCGGAGATGGGTTAGCCCAAGGATATTTAAACCGTCCAGAACTCACTGCCGAACGGTTTATTGTAACTGAGTTTGGACGGCTTTATCAAACCGGCGATCGCGCTCTTTATCGGGCAGATGGTCATTTAGAATTTTTAGACCGCACCGATCGTCAAATTAAGCTGCGGGGATTTCGGGTAGAGTTAGGAGAAATTGAAAGCGCGATCGCTCAATATCCCTCCGTTCAAACCGCACTTGTCATTGTGCGAGAACTGGAGATGGGTACAACTGAAAACCGTCAACTCATTGCCTATATTGTCCTGAAATCTGAAGAACCATTCCAAGAACGAGAACTGCGATCGTTTCTCAAAACTAAACTTCCCCTTTACATGCTACCAGCAGCCTTTGTCATCTTAGACAAACTTCCCCTAACTGCCAACGGTAAAATCGATCGCAAAGCACTCCCCCCACCCGATCTAAATCTCATAGGAGAAATGGCTCCAACCTTAACCCCCACAACCTCCTTAGAGTCTGCTCTAAAGGAAATTTGGATGCAACTTTTAGGGCGAAAACACATAGGAATTCACGATCGCTTCTTTGAATTAGGAGGTCATTCCTTACTCGCCACCCAGTTAATCTCGCGCATCCGCGATCGCTTTGGCGTCGAGTTACCCCTAAGAAGCATCTTTGAAACCCCCACCATAGCAGAATTAGCCGAAAAAATAGAATCCCTATCCCCCTCCCAACGGCGCGAGGAAATTGAAATCTAA